The genomic DNA TGCAATTTTAGGTTCTGTAGAGGGCTTATAAATTCCTTTTTCTTTAGCTAAAGCTGCAATTGCTTTTTTTGCCTTTGCCTCAAACACTTCATATTCAGTTAAACATGCCTTTAACAAATTTTTTTCATGTATTTTCCATTTCTCATCAAGTTTTAATACAATTTGAAATGAATGAAAAATATACTCGCTGCCCAAACTTTCGTTTTTAACAACTTGGGTTAAAAGTTGACTATTGGGAATAAAAATTTTTTTCCCAGAGAGATGATGAACGGTATCGCCTGGACCAATCTCCATCAAGGTTGTTCCTAAAAGACTTTGTCTTATCACCACACCTCTAATTGTCCCAATTTGAATTCTATCACCAAAGGTAAAAGCCTGGTTAGATGATTTTAAGATGCTACCCAGAACACAAAGCAATAGTTCTTTGGTAGCCAAAACCAATGCTGCCGCAAATGCCGCTATAGAGACAGCAAAACCTTTAATTGAAGCTCCCCAAATGATAAAAATCCCAAAAAATAAAATGGTCGATAAAACTCTTTTTAAAGTGTTTTTATACTTTAATCGCATTTCTATACTTGGAATGTTCCAATTGTTGATTACCTTTTTACCCATAAACTTTAAAAGAATGGTTAAAACAATCACTCCTAAAGTGACCAATAATTTCAGATAAAACTCATCTTGTAAGACTTCTAACATGGATACCTTATAAACTATTTTCATTGACAAATCCCAATATATTTTCTTTACCAAATGGTTAATTTTGCATAGGGATATACTTTATGAATGCCTTTGTAAATTCTGTTTTTGAATCTGACTATATAGAAAAGTTTATCGCTATTTGGAATTTTCCCTTGGTTACTTTTTCTGGAAGAAGTATCTCTGTAAGCAATATTGTTATCGCAGTTTTTGTTCTTATTACTGGCTTAATTTTTTCCAAATTGATCAGTAAAATTTTAGAACGCCATTTTTTTAAAAAGTTTAGGCTAGATATTGCAACCTCTGCAACGGTTAGAGTGATAAGCAATTATATTTTTATTGTTTTATTTTCACTTTTGGCGCTGCATTTTGCAAATATACCGCTTACCATATTTACTTTTCTTGGTGGTGCCATTGCTTTAGGAGTTGGTTTTGGAAGTCAAAGCATTATTAACAATTTTATCAGTGGCCTTATTGTCCTCTTTGAACGCCCCGTTAAAGTTGGTGATTTTATTGAAATAGACAGTACTTTGGGTTTAGTAGAGCATATAGGCTCACGCAGCACTCGACTGCTTAAACCAGATAATACGCATGCAATTATGCCCAACAGTTGGTTGCTTGAAAAAAAAGTATTGAACTGGAATTATAGAGATAGAAAAGTGAGAACCTCTGTGTTGGTGGGGGTTGCTTATGGCAGTAATGTTGAGAATGTTTTTAAACAGTTGAACTTTGCTTGTGAACAAAACTCCCAAATTCTTAAAAAACCCGTTCCAACCGTATTGTTTGAGTCTTTTGGTGATAACGCCTTATTATTTGAAGTGATTTTTTGGGTTGAGGTGGATAACCTACTACAAAGACGGCAGATTGAAAGCAGCTTGAGGTTTGAAATCAATCAATTGTTTACAAAACATAAAATCACCATAGCTTTCCCACAAAGAGATGTTCATCTAGATGCCTCAAAACCTTTGCCTATACAAATGATCCAAATTTCAGAACAAACAAAACCATAATATTTCCGGTTTTTGTGACTAAAGCTTATTGTTTTTTGTGAATCCAAAAAGAATGGTCGGGACGACTGCCATGCCACCGCAGGTGGCTCAAACAATGGTGAACCTTGGTTCAAATCCAGCAATACTCTATAGATCTACTTATAAATATGAATTTTTTGCTAAACTTAAGAGATAGAATGGTCGGGACGACTGGGCGAAATTGCCCTTTTTCTAAGATATTAAAATCATTGCTAAATTCAACAATAACAATAACTTAATCACACTTTGATAACATCGTATTACATCGCAAATCATCTCTTGTCATGATTCTTCTTTCCCATTTCTTTCCCTTAGTCTAATGCAAACAGTTGGAAATGAATGTAGAATCATCGCTAAAATATGGCTATATCAAGACAAGATATTTTAACGTAATTGTAATTACAATTCCCAACTATCGTTAGCTTTATTTATAAATAACTATCTTCCAAAACTATGGCTTAAAATAAATTTTACATTATCTGAATTTTCCCAGATAAAATTATGCCCTCCGATTAAAAGTCTATAACTAGTCTGATCTAAAGTAGAAGTAAGGGGTTTACTATAGGGATCTGATACTCCCATATAAATATCAATACCTTCAAAATCATTATTTAAATAGTTGCTGCTCTGTTTATTTAAAACAATATTCTCCAATGACCCATTATAAGATTCCCAACGATGAAGTCTAGCACCTTCTACAATATTATCGGGAAGATATTTTGGAATGAAAGGTCTAAGCATATAAAAAGAAAGTGGCCCTAGCGCTTCATGTATATGACAGACTAAAGGTGCCCAAAATCTATCTAACGCCATAACAGATTCAATCATATTTCGCTTTTTCAGAATCTTCTTTAAAACATCTCTATCTTTTATTTCGAGAGGTGCTAGCAAAACTAACTTTTTAAATCGTTCAGGATATCTATGCTTAAGCTCAAGTGCGATTAACGTACCTAAAGAATGTGCGACGATAGTAAATTCTCCTGGATCAAGGGAAGAAAGAATCGCATTAATATGATCATCCATCGAATATTCAACATCTGGCCATGGAGACTGTCCAAAACCTAGTAAATCTAGCGCTACGGTGTGGTACCTACTTTTATCCAAAGAATTTTTGAGCGGCACCCAATAGGCGTGAGTTCCAGATAGTCCATGTAAAAACAGAACTTTTTTCCCGTTTCCTGAGGAAGTTTTGAACAGTGGTCTATAGGCATTTTTATTGTGAACAAAATTTCTAATTTTAGGTGCGCTATAGAAAAAGACTATAACTGCAAGTGCTAACAACAGTGAAGTATATTTGACACTATTTTTCATTTGGTTGCTTTTCCAGCCTTGTTCCCAATAGATATTTTCGTTTTAACAATTTTCAGGTCATGCTTTTTTTATGAATTTCTTTTTCTAAGCTTGATTTCGCCCACAAAAGAAGATTAAATCCCCATGACATAGCAGCTACGAAGGTTCCTTTTATTGCAAAATCTGAAATAAATTGTCTTCTTGAGTATTTGTATTTCATCATTAAGTTCCTTATTTTTTTGTTCTAAATATTTTAACTGACTTTTACATTAATGATCATCCATATTGCCATACTCACCATCATAATATTCTCAGTTAGAGAAATGAACCCTAAAGGTACATTGCTATTTCCTCCCACACAAGCGCATTTCAAATCTCGTTTTTGAATATAAACGGCATAAAAAACTGATATGCCTCCAATCAAACCTATAAACATTGCTACTGGAGCTGAAATAAATGTTAATTGTTTTCCAGCCATTAAAATACCTGATCCAGCTTCAGCAAAAGGATAAATATATGCATAAGGAACCCACCGCTTAGCCAACAAGTCATAGCCAAGAAATTGATTTGTAAAAGACTCCAGATCTCTTAATTTTAAAATTGCCAGCACACACATGCTCAAAGCAATAAATAACTCCAAAGATCGTACTAGCTGAAACTTACCTGAGCTGAAATATACCAAAGAAATTGCTAAAAGAGATGTAACAGAAAATACAGCGATAATAGGCTTATAGGTTTTTTTATTAGCAGTTTCATTTTTAGCTTTGCCAAAATATTTTAGAAGGTCTGTATAGCCACCAATCCTCTCACCATTTATAAAAGCTTGTGGTGTTGTCTCAACACTATGTTTATCTTTAAATCGATCTGTTTCCTCTCGAGTTTTTAAGTGATGATCCTCAACCGTATATCCATTTTTCTCAAGCAAATATTTAGCTTTTATGCCAAATGGACAAATATGTTTTTCCATCACCATACGGTAAAGCTGTGCAGTTTTTTCCATTATAAATCTCCTTTAAATTGTGGAATGGGCCTGTTGTTTGCCTCTACTTGATTTTTTGCAATACCATTTTTCTTTATATCCTGAATTAACCACTTCATCTCTTTGATTTCTCTACGCTGTGCTTCTATAATTTGATTTGCTAATTTTTTCACTCTAAGGTCTTCAATACCAGCACGTTCACTGGTTAGTACAGCAATTGAATGGTGAGGAATCATTGCTTTCATCCATGACTTATCTTCAATCGTTGCTTGGGAGCGAACCAAAAAAAATCCAGCGATAAAAAACGTAAACGAAACCAGTAAAATAGTAATATTCTTGCTTTTATTTTCGTACATATGAAGCATAAATAAAAGCATAATAATTGCCATTGCAGCTCCCATATAGATGGTCATGTATAATCGGGTTTCGCTAAAGAACACATGATCTATTGAATATGTATTTAAATACATAAGTACTAACATGACCAATGTAGATGTAAAAATCATGCTAAAAAATCGTGTATAAGAATTCATTTTCTTCTCCTTTTAATAGTTTTTAGGTTTAAAATATCTTAACATTTTATCTCTCTAGCTTTTTTAAAAAGACTACAGTTCTATTAATTGATAGTTCAGCTAGATGGGTATTAAATAATATAATCAAATATCTAGCCGAACTAACCTAAGTTATATTCAATCTATTTTTTAAAAAATATACTCTCCATCTTAAATTTTAAGACTTTCTTACTCCACAGCTTTTCATTTCTGGTGCATATGGGTTTTTGGTTTTATTGTTGTCTTTAACTGTGTTTTGTATCCAATCCTTCTTCACCATTGGACAGTGATATCTGCTATATGTTTCACTTGGACGATATTGATCTAAAACTTCTATCAATTGAATATTAAAAAGATGATACTTTTCGTTAAATATTTCCCTTGAACTTTCTTCACTCAAACCTTCAAAGCTTTGAGTGGCTACTGAAAGTTTTTTTTGAAGTTCACTATTTTTTATTTCTTTAACGTATGATGTAATAGAAACAATATGTTTTTTTATCGCATCTTGATCATAGTTAAAGTATGCTGCATGTAAGTCTTCATTTATTTTTAAAAGGCCATTCAGCTCTTCAGGAATATTTTCTGAATTAACTTTTTTTTGTTCTATATTTTTATTAGACATTTTTTTTTCATGTTTGTGCCCTTCTTGAACAGGCTGGTTATTATCACAAGCTGATACTAAAATTGCCAAAACAATTACGCTTAATTTTTTTTTCATTTTACTTTCCTTTTTTTATTTTTATTATTTTTTTACTTTCTTCAATCCACTGATGAATTGTAGACTTTTCTTTTGCTGTTACTCCAGACCACCAGTGCACTAGCTTATAACGAAATGGTGGCATGGAATCCTCTTTTAAAACTCTTTCAATAGCATCAAGGTCATCAACAGGTGCTCCATGTCCTTTAAAAGGAAAACCCTTGCTCATATCCATATGCTTCTTAGCTTCTTTAATATCATTGTTGATTAGTTTTTTTGGGCCAGGAATTTGGGCATACCATGGCTTTGAGTTAGAACTACCATGACAATCTAGACATTTTTTTTTGAAAATTTTGTATACTTTTTTCTGATATAAAGCGTTTATTTTATCAAGCTGTTTTTTTGTTGGTTCATTAGAAATGATTTCAAAACCATTTTGATCTACCTTTAAAGATTTTTTATTATTAAAATTTAAAGTTTCTTTGTTTTTATGAAGAGCTGGCTCATGCGCATTTACCCACTCACATAGTAAAACAAAACCTATTGCAATCACTGCTAATCTCAGTTTCATTTCAATAACTTCCTTTCTTGTATGCTGCTGAATAAAACTGGAACCAATAGAGTTGTGATTACAGCAACTAACATTCCTCCTACAGAAGGTATCGCCATAGGAAGCATAATATCGGAACCTCTACCTGAACTCGTTAACACTGGAACTAAAGCTAACACTGTGGTAGCCGTCGTCATCATACATGGGCGTATTCTTTTCTTTGCTCCAATCACAACTGCTTTTTGAATTTCATTTATAGACTGTGGCTTAGACTTTTCAAAACTTTGCTTAAGGTATGTCGCCATCATTACGCCGTCATCAGATGCAATTCCAAATAAAGCTAAAAACCCAACCCAAACAGCCACACTAAGGTTGATTGGACCCATTTGAAAAAGATTATGAAGGTTGACTCCAAAGAATCCAAAATTCATAAACCAGTTCTGCCCATAAAGCCATATCAATATGAAACCGCCTGACCATGCTAGCAAAATCCCGGAAAACACAATAAGTGTTGTCGATACCGCCTTAAACTGAAAATAAAGAATAAGAAAAATAATAAATAATGCCAGTGGCAACACCACACGTAGCTTCTTTTCAGAACGCAATTGGTTTTCATAGTTTCCTGCAAAATCAAATGAAATACCAGAAGGCACAGTCAAAGCACCACTTTTAATCTGTTGGTTTAAAAATGCTGAAGCTTCTTCAACGACGTCAACCTCGGCTTTTTGTGGTTTTTTATCAAATAGCACGTATCCCGTAAGAAATGTGTCTTCGCTCTTAATTACTTGTGGCCCTCGAACGTATTGAATCTCTGATAATTGAATCAATGGGATTTGCGTACCATCAGAAGCCGGAACCAAAATATCCTCAAGAGACTCAATATCATCTCGAAGTTCTCTTTGATAACGGACTCGTACCGGATAACGCTCTCGCCCTTCCACTGTTGTTGTAACTTGACGACCACCAATAGCGATTTCAATAATATCCTGAACTTTTCTTATTGAAATTCCGTAACGAGCTATAGCATCTCGATCAATTTTAATTTCTAAATATGGTTTTCCTACAATTCTATCTGCAATGACTGAATCAGCTTCAATGGAAGGAACTTCCTTTAAAAGTTGTTCAATTTGTAAACCAAAAGACTCAATGGTTTTTAAATCTGGTCCTTTAATCTTTAACCCCATCGGAGCTCGCATTCCACTTTGCAACATAATGATACGTGCTGCAATAGGTTGAAGTTTAGGCGCAGATGTCGTTCCAGGCATCTGGGCTACTTTTGTCAACTCCTTCCAAATATCATCAGCATGCTTAATATGTTTTCGCCAATTTCTATATGGCTTACCTCTTCTGTCTGGAATTAATTCACCCTTGAATGAACGAACAAAATCATCTTTTTTTCGATCATATTTAAAGCGTAATCTTTTCCCGTTTTTATCTACTTTATATTCAGGTTTGTAATTCACTACAATTTCAAACATTGAAATTGGAGCTGGATCAAGAGGGGTATCTGCACGCCCTAATTTTCCAACTGCTGTTTCGACTTCGGGTATAGACCCCATAGCAAGATCTAATTTTTGAAGCACATCTAATGCTTCACCAATAGAAGCATGTGGCATAGTGGTAGGCATATATAAATAAGAGCCTTCGTCTAATGGAGGCATAAACTCTTTACCTAAATTTGCCCATACCCATCCACCAAACACGAAAATTATACCAGGAATCAAAAGAAACTTTTTTTTATTCGTCAAAGCCCATACCAAAATACCTTCATAACGTTTTTGAAAATAATAAAAACTACCGAGAACTAAGGTTGTAACTAAAGCCACAAAGAGTAAATTAGGTAAAAATCCTTTTTGATTGCCTAAAGGAAGCCAATTTTTGGTAAGTATAAAGCCTACCAATAGAACAGCCATCGCAATTAAGGGCTCTTTAATTTTATTCATGATTGTAACTGGTAAGCGCTCTTTGAAACCAAGGTAAAGTGAAAAAAGAATAAGAAGAGCGCCAATCCATACATGATAAAGAGCAGTATAAAGAATTCCACCAAGCAAAAGACCTAAAGCTATAAAACGATGTTGCACTTTTTCTAATTTTGGTTTTTTTATACGAAATAAAATGTCTGCTATGGCTGGAAGAATAAAAAGAGCGACAACAAGAGATGCAATTAAAGCAAATGTTTTGGTAAATGCTAAGGGTTTAAAAAGTTTACCTTCAGCACCTTCCATCGCAAATACTGGAAGAAAACTTACCACTGTTGTTGCTACAGCAGTCATTACGGCACTTGCAACCTCTCTAGTTGCTTCAAAAATTACAGCGGTTTGAGACTCTTCAGGCTTTTTATCTTTTAAATGTTTAAGAATATTTTCACTCAGTACAATACCCATATCAACCATGGTTCCGATCGCAATTGCAATACCAGAAAGAGCTACAACATTTGCATCTACTCCGAATTGTTTCATAGCGATAAAACACATCAAAACCGAAAGAGGCAGCAATCCAGAAATAAGAAAAGAGCTTCTAAAATGAAGGACTGTGAGAAGAATCACAATTATAGTCACTAAAATTTCTTCGGCCAATGCTTTATTTAAGGTTCCTAAGGTTTCATAAATAAGTCCTGATCGATCATAAAATGGAACAATAGAAAGTTGAGAGTGCGTTCCATCATTTAATATTTTACTGGGTAGACCGGGTGTAATTTTTTTAATTTGCTCTTTGACGCGTTTTATTGTGGCCAACGGGTTTTCTCCATAACGAGCCACAACCACACCGCCGACAGCTTCTGCCCCGCCTTTGTCTAAAGCTCCTCTACGTAAAGCTGGACCAAAACTAACATGGGCAATATCTCGTACATAAACAGGAGAATTATTTCGAACGGTGACAACCGTACGTTCAACATCTTTAAGGTTTTTGATAAAACCCAAACCACGAATAACATATTCAGCGCTGTTGACTTCGATCGTGCGGGCACCCACATCCACATTTGAATTTCGAATCGCATGATACACATGATCCAAAGTAACTTTATTCGCGCGCATAGCATCAGGATCGACATCAATTTGATACTCTTTGATAAAACCACCTACAGAAGCAACTTCTGAAACACCTTCAACTGCTTGAAGTGCATAACGAACATACCAATCTTGTTGGGTTCTCAGTTCATCTAAATCCCATCCTCCAGTTGGTTTACCCTCTTTATCTCTTCCTTCTAGTGTGTACCAAAAAACTTGCCCCAAAGCGGTGGCATCTGGTCCCAAGCTTGGCTTCACCCCTTCAGGAAGTGTATCCGCAGGAAGACTAGAAAGTTTTTCAAGAATCCTCGAACGAGACCAGTAAAAATCAACGTCTTCTTTAAAAATAATATAGATACTAGAGAATCCAAAAAACGAGTTGCTCCTAATGGTTTTGACTCCAGGAATGCCTAAAAGTGAAACAGTTAAAGGATACGTAATTTGATCATCTACATCTTGTGGCGATCTCCCCATCCACTTGGTAAATACAATTTGTTGGTTTTCACCAATATCTGGAATGGCATCAACTGGGACAGGGTTACGAGGAAGCCCTGGTATGTCCCAATCAAATGGAGCCACCATAGCTCCCCAAGTTAAGAAGAAAGCCACAAGCAAAAACACCACGAGTTTATTTTCTAAGAAAAATCCAATCGTTTTGTTTAACATAGCGTCATTTTGATTTGAGTTATTCATTTTATGATCCTCATTTTAATGATTGTGCTCACTTGGAGTCTTTCCACCGTCAGGATTCATCATGCTTGGTTTGGCCTGAATTTGAAGTGAACTGTCGATCTTAAAGTTTCCTTTAGTCACAACTTCTTCGCCTTCACTCAGTCCATGTTTAACAATGTAATAATCTCCTGCTCGACTTCCAAGATGAATTTCTCTTCCCTCAAATGTCGGACGATCAGCATTAGGAACACGAACATATACAATGGCTCTTTCTCCAGTTAGAAGAGGAGCAGAAACTGGAATCACCAAAGGCAAATCTTCT from Oligoflexia bacterium includes the following:
- a CDS encoding mechanosensitive ion channel, which produces MNAFVNSVFESDYIEKFIAIWNFPLVTFSGRSISVSNIVIAVFVLITGLIFSKLISKILERHFFKKFRLDIATSATVRVISNYIFIVLFSLLALHFANIPLTIFTFLGGAIALGVGFGSQSIINNFISGLIVLFERPVKVGDFIEIDSTLGLVEHIGSRSTRLLKPDNTHAIMPNSWLLEKKVLNWNYRDRKVRTSVLVGVAYGSNVENVFKQLNFACEQNSQILKKPVPTVLFESFGDNALLFEVIFWVEVDNLLQRRQIESSLRFEINQLFTKHKITIAFPQRDVHLDASKPLPIQMIQISEQTKP
- a CDS encoding heme-binding domain-containing protein, with amino-acid sequence MKLRLAVIAIGFVLLCEWVNAHEPALHKNKETLNFNNKKSLKVDQNGFEIISNEPTKKQLDKINALYQKKVYKIFKKKCLDCHGSSNSKPWYAQIPGPKKLINNDIKEAKKHMDMSKGFPFKGHGAPVDDLDAIERVLKEDSMPPFRYKLVHWWSGVTAKEKSTIHQWIEESKKIIKIKKGK
- a CDS encoding efflux RND transporter permease subunit, with translation MNNSNQNDAMLNKTIGFFLENKLVVFLLVAFFLTWGAMVAPFDWDIPGLPRNPVPVDAIPDIGENQQIVFTKWMGRSPQDVDDQITYPLTVSLLGIPGVKTIRSNSFFGFSSIYIIFKEDVDFYWSRSRILEKLSSLPADTLPEGVKPSLGPDATALGQVFWYTLEGRDKEGKPTGGWDLDELRTQQDWYVRYALQAVEGVSEVASVGGFIKEYQIDVDPDAMRANKVTLDHVYHAIRNSNVDVGARTIEVNSAEYVIRGLGFIKNLKDVERTVVTVRNNSPVYVRDIAHVSFGPALRRGALDKGGAEAVGGVVVARYGENPLATIKRVKEQIKKITPGLPSKILNDGTHSQLSIVPFYDRSGLIYETLGTLNKALAEEILVTIIVILLTVLHFRSSFLISGLLPLSVLMCFIAMKQFGVDANVVALSGIAIAIGTMVDMGIVLSENILKHLKDKKPEESQTAVIFEATREVASAVMTAVATTVVSFLPVFAMEGAEGKLFKPLAFTKTFALIASLVVALFILPAIADILFRIKKPKLEKVQHRFIALGLLLGGILYTALYHVWIGALLILFSLYLGFKERLPVTIMNKIKEPLIAMAVLLVGFILTKNWLPLGNQKGFLPNLLFVALVTTLVLGSFYYFQKRYEGILVWALTNKKKFLLIPGIIFVFGGWVWANLGKEFMPPLDEGSYLYMPTTMPHASIGEALDVLQKLDLAMGSIPEVETAVGKLGRADTPLDPAPISMFEIVVNYKPEYKVDKNGKRLRFKYDRKKDDFVRSFKGELIPDRRGKPYRNWRKHIKHADDIWKELTKVAQMPGTTSAPKLQPIAARIIMLQSGMRAPMGLKIKGPDLKTIESFGLQIEQLLKEVPSIEADSVIADRIVGKPYLEIKIDRDAIARYGISIRKVQDIIEIAIGGRQVTTTVEGRERYPVRVRYQRELRDDIESLEDILVPASDGTQIPLIQLSEIQYVRGPQVIKSEDTFLTGYVLFDKKPQKAEVDVVEEASAFLNQQIKSGALTVPSGISFDFAGNYENQLRSEKKLRVVLPLALFIIFLILYFQFKAVSTTLIVFSGILLAWSGGFILIWLYGQNWFMNFGFFGVNLHNLFQMGPINLSVAVWVGFLALFGIASDDGVMMATYLKQSFEKSKPQSINEIQKAVVIGAKKRIRPCMMTTATTVLALVPVLTSSGRGSDIMLPMAIPSVGGMLVAVITTLLVPVLFSSIQERKLLK
- a CDS encoding alpha/beta hydrolase produces the protein MKNSVKYTSLLLALAVIVFFYSAPKIRNFVHNKNAYRPLFKTSSGNGKKVLFLHGLSGTHAYWVPLKNSLDKSRYHTVALDLLGFGQSPWPDVEYSMDDHINAILSSLDPGEFTIVAHSLGTLIALELKHRYPERFKKLVLLAPLEIKDRDVLKKILKKRNMIESVMALDRFWAPLVCHIHEALGPLSFYMLRPFIPKYLPDNIVEGARLHRWESYNGSLENIVLNKQSSNYLNNDFEGIDIYMGVSDPYSKPLTSTLDQTSYRLLIGGHNFIWENSDNVKFILSHSFGR
- a CDS encoding glutaredoxin family protein; translated protein: MEKTAQLYRMVMEKHICPFGIKAKYLLEKNGYTVEDHHLKTREETDRFKDKHSVETTPQAFINGERIGGYTDLLKYFGKAKNETANKKTYKPIIAVFSVTSLLAISLVYFSSGKFQLVRSLELFIALSMCVLAILKLRDLESFTNQFLGYDLLAKRWVPYAYIYPFAEAGSGILMAGKQLTFISAPVAMFIGLIGGISVFYAVYIQKRDLKCACVGGNSNVPLGFISLTENIMMVSMAIWMIINVKVS
- a CDS encoding mechanosensitive ion channel family protein — protein: MKIVYKVSMLEVLQDEFYLKLLVTLGVIVLTILLKFMGKKVINNWNIPSIEMRLKYKNTLKRVLSTILFFGIFIIWGASIKGFAVSIAAFAAALVLATKELLLCVLGSILKSSNQAFTFGDRIQIGTIRGVVIRQSLLGTTLMEIGPGDTVHHLSGKKIFIPNSQLLTQVVKNESLGSEYIFHSFQIVLKLDEKWKIHEKNLLKACLTEYEVFEAKAKKAIAALAKEKGIYKPSTEPKIAIDLSEVEKVKFTVRIACPEGEANFLEQKIIRIFLESI
- a CDS encoding DUF305 domain-containing protein; the encoded protein is MNSYTRFFSMIFTSTLVMLVLMYLNTYSIDHVFFSETRLYMTIYMGAAMAIIMLLFMLHMYENKSKNITILLVSFTFFIAGFFLVRSQATIEDKSWMKAMIPHHSIAVLTSERAGIEDLRVKKLANQIIEAQRREIKEMKWLIQDIKKNGIAKNQVEANNRPIPQFKGDL